From one Lolium rigidum isolate FL_2022 chromosome 4, APGP_CSIRO_Lrig_0.1, whole genome shotgun sequence genomic stretch:
- the LOC124708655 gene encoding tRNA (guanine(26)-N(2))-dimethyltransferase-like codes for MASASATVSIHRTAFSPPFQFQPGWRAPLPLRCTHSERGVSFDPGSAFYRSDSAPGRDLAVLAATLHRQRRLHPSSPFLCLDVMCGSGIRALRYLAQAGADFVWANDASDALRPVVVANLSRFELPPSHGQRRWVVSHLDASRLLAERYLRREYFDVIDVDSFGSEAEYIRAAFLSLKIGGLAYLTSTDWRSARGYGGKCSLSSYGAYIRPVPYPNEIGLRMLIGGAAREAAMLGFHIKPVFSYYASHGPIYRAMVQLCHGKEDDISNYYGFICHCKSCGQTQTFGFDELGQISCGCADRADATSITVVGPLWTGPLHDASSITEMLNLAVEWGWAYTSENGIILQKLLDTMIEESDPRLPPGYIRHDEIACRAKVNSPPLGTLISSLRKEGYAACRSHIGANAIKTNCPISSCIEIAREIRNTR; via the exons ATGGCGTCCGCCTCCGCCACTGTCTCCATCCACCGAACTGCCTTCTCCCCTCCGTTCCAGTTCCAACCCGGTTGGCGCGCCCCCCTGCCGCTCCGCTGCACGCATTCCGAGCGCGGCGTCTCCTTCGACCCTGGGTCCGCCTTCTACCGCAGCGACAGCGCCCCGGGACGCGacctcgccgtcctcgccgccaccctccaccgccagcgccgcctccaccCCTCCTCCCCTTTCCTATGCCTCGACGTCATGTGCGGCTCCGGCATCCGCGCGCTCCGCTACCTCGCGCAGGCCGGCGCCGATTTCGTCTGGGCCAATGACGCCTCCGACGCGCTCCGCCCCGTCGTTGTTGCCAACCTCTCTCGCTTCGAGTTGCCGCCCTCACACGGCCAAAGGAGGTGGGTGGTGTCGCACCTCGATGCCTCCCGGCTGCTCGCCGAGAGGTACCTCCGCCGCGAGTACTTCGACGTCATCGACGTGGACTCCTTCGGCAGCGAGGCCGAGTACATACGGGCGGCCTTCTTGTCGCTCAAGATTGGGGGCCTTGCCTACCTGACGTCCACCGATTGGCGTTCGGCGAGAGGCTATGGTGGCAAATG CTCATTGTCTTCATATGGAGCATATATTCGTCCAGTGCCATATCCGAATGAGATCGGTTTGCGAATGCTTATAGGTGGTGCTGCACGTGAAGCAGCTATGTTGGGATTTCACATAAAACCGGTATTCTCTTATTATGCGTCCCATGGTCCTATTTATCGAGCAATGGTGCAATTATGCCATGGAAAAGAAGATGATATCAG TAATTATTATGGTTTCATTTGTCATTGCAAGAGTTGTGGCCAGACTCAGACTTTTGGATTTGATGAACTGGGGCAGATTTCCTGTGGATGTGCAGACAGAGCA GATGCCACTTCCATCACAGTTGTAGGCCCACTCTGGACAGGTCCTCTCCATGATGCCTCTTCCATCACTGAAATGCTCAACTTGGCTGTAGAATGGGGATGGGCATACACAAGTGAGAATGGCATCATCCTACAAAAACTTCTTGACACCATGATTGAGGAGAGCGACCCACGGTTGCCACCTGGATACATCAGACATGATGAG ATCGCCTGCCGAGCAAAAGTTAACTCTCCGCCACTCGGTACCTTGATCAGTTCACTGCGGAAG GAAGGCTATGCTGCTTGTCGATCTCATATAGGTGCCAACGCAATCAAGACCAACTGTCCCATCAGCTCTTGCATCGAGATCGCACGGGAGATCCGAAATACGCGATGA